The following are encoded in a window of Choloepus didactylus isolate mChoDid1 chromosome 17, mChoDid1.pri, whole genome shotgun sequence genomic DNA:
- the LYG2 gene encoding lysozyme g-like protein 2, producing MLSAAVLWGLFALIGTAKGLYPFIHLVNPTLPPRLYHGCYGDIMTIETSGAPCDGNMVINCGIRGSEMFAEMDLRAIRSYKTLIKEVGQRHCVDPALIAAVISRESHGGAILRDGWDHTGLKFGLMQLDKKTYHPVGSWDSKEHLMQAVGILVDRIQAIQRKFPTWSAAQHLKGGLSAFKSGIETIVTPSDVETDLVNDLLARAKFYKRHGF from the exons ATGCTATCAGCTGCCGTGCTTTGGGGACTTTTTGCCCTCATCG GCACTGCTAAGGGTTTGTACCCTTTTATTCACTTGGTAAACCCTACACTCCCTCCTCGCCTGTACCACGGATGCTACGGGGACATCATGACCATAGAAACCTCTGGAGCCCCCTGTGATGGAAACATGGTGATTAACTGCG GGATCCGTGGTTCTGAAATGTTTGCCGAGATGGATTTGAGAGCCATAAGGTCTTACAAGACTCTGATCAAAGAAGTTGGGCAGAGGCACTGCGTGGACCCAGCGCTCATCGCCGCCGTCATCTCCAGAGAAAGCCACGGTGGAGCGATCCTGCGTGATGGCTGGGACCACACAGGACTTAAATTTGGCTTGATGCAG cttgataaAAAAACATATCATCCTGTTGGTTCCTGGGACAGCAAAGAACACCTAATGCAGGCTGTCGGGATTCTAGTGGACAGAATTCAGGCCATCCAGAGAAAATTCCCCACGTGGAGCGCAGCTCAGCACCTCAAAG GTGGTCTCTCAGCCTTTAAGTCAGGAATTGAAACCATTGTCACCCCTTCGGACGTAGAAACTGACCTCGTCAATGATCTTCTTGCCCGAGCTAAATTCTATAAAAGACATGGCTTCTAG